From Carassius auratus strain Wakin chromosome 10, ASM336829v1, whole genome shotgun sequence, a single genomic window includes:
- the oclna gene encoding occludin: MSSKPHGSPPPYDYQTEDGFIPGPQPAYSYFPDDEFQHFYRWTSPPGIIKIMCVMSIIFCVGIFVCVASTLAWDTDAGAAGFGSIGGSYGGSYGSYGMGGGYGGYGGYGGSGGYGGYGYGILGSQNDPRQGKGFMIAMAIITFIVLLVIFIMIISHQRVTQGRKFYLSVIIISAIMAFLMLVATIVYLVTVYPMAQSSGTMQFNQVYAMCAAYQQPQMSGAFVNQYLYHYCVVDPQEAIAIVLDFIVTAALIIIMVFAIKTRQKINYYGKDNILWRRVKEIDEQNLPKDVEDWVNDVNEVPEPMLAEYPMKFGGSRSYLDDNSTNYDKPPPSESPVELEHGLPIRSSVPLSSGSEMNSSAGRPKKRRAGRPRTADRRDHDTDYASSGDELDDDDFSSEFPPIINNEEREDYKRLFDKDHQEYKELQAEMDQINKRLAEVDRELDDLQEGSPQFLDAIDEYNALKDKKRSGDYLVKKRRCKHLKAKLSHIKRMVSDYDRRT, translated from the exons ATGTCTTCGAAGCCGCACGGAAGTCCTCCGCCCTATGATTATCAAACAGAGGATGGATT TATTCCTGGCCCACAGCCTGCGTATTCGTACTTTCCTGACGATGAGTTCCAGCATTTCTACCGCTGGACATCTCCGCCGGGCATCATAAAGATCATGTGCGTCATGTCGATCATCTTCTGCGTGGGCATCTTCGTGTGCGTGGCCTCGACTCTGGCCTGGGACACGGATGCAGGAGCGGCTGGATTCGGCTCTATTGGAGGCTCTTATGGAGGCTCATACGGCAGCTATGGAATGGGTGGAGGTTACGGAGGTTACGGAGGTTACGGAGGATCTGGAGGCTACGGTGGCTACGGTTATGGGATCCTCGGCTCTCAGAACGACCCCAGGCAGGGCAAGGGTTTCATGATCGCCATGGCCATCATCACCTTCATCGTTCTGCTCGTCATCTTCATCATGATCATCTCGCACCAGAGAGTGACTCAGGGAAGGAAGTTCTACCTGTCTGTCATCATCATCAGTGCCATCATGGCTTTCCTCATGTTAGTTGCCACCATAGTCTATCTGGTGACGGTTTACCCAATGGCCCAGTCGTCCGGAACGATGCAGTTCAATCAGGTCTATGCCATGTGCGCCGCTTACCAGCAGCCTCAGATGTCGGGTGCGTTCGTGAACCAGTATCTGTATCACTACTGCGTGGTGGATCCTCAGGAG GCAATCGCTATTGTTTTGGACTTCATTGTCACCGCGGCCCTCATCATCATCATGGTTTTTGCCATTAAAACCCGTCAAAAGATCAATTATTATGGGAAGGATAACATCCTGTGGCGCCGCGTGAAAGAAATTGATGAACAAAACTTGCCAAAGGATGTAGAGGACTGG GTGAATGATGTGAATGAAGTGCCAGAGCCGATGCTGGCAGAGTATCCCATGAAGTTTGGAGGGTCTAGAAGTTATCTAGATGACAACAGCACAAACTACGACAAACCTCCCCCCAGTGAGAGTCCTGT GGAGCTGGAGCATGGGTTGCCCATCCGTAGTTCAGTTCCACTGAGCAGCGGATCAGAGATGAACAGCTCTGCAGGGCGGCCCAAGAAACGTCGCGCTGGACGCCCACGAACCGCCGACAGACGGGATCACGACACGGACTACGCCTCCTCTGGAGATGAGCTGGACGACGATGACTTCTCCAG TGAATTCCCTCCCATTATTAATAATGAAGAGAGAGAGGATTACAAGCGCCTGTTTGATAAAGACCATCAGGAGTACAAGGAGCTCCAGGCGGAAATGGACCAGATCAACAAGCGTCTGGCTGAAGTGGACCGCGAGCTCGATGATCTGCAGGAGGGCAGTCCTCAGTTCCTG GATGCCATCGACGAGTACAACGCGCTGAAAGACAAAAAGAGG AGTGGAGATTACCTGGTGAAGAAGAGGCGCTGCAAGCACCTGAAGGCCAAACTCAGCCACATCAAAAGAATGGTCAGCGATTACGACCGGAGGACCTGA
- the erap1a gene encoding endoplasmic reticulum aminopeptidase 1 — protein MPFAQSWCLCCLAFAVLFCALFVGSHAMSVNTDTDALPFPWDKIRLPETVKPQHYNLLIHPNLTSLTYTGVVQILIEVEQDTRAIILHSKNLQISKAQLLGSRHLQDLQISEFEAYEQIALFSDGFTFEKGNHVVHLEFYANLSDSFHGFYKGRYTTNSGEVRMLASTQFEPTHARAAFPCFDEPAFKANFTIRVRRESRHISISNMPKLRTVEIADGLLEDQFDTTVKMSTYLVAFIVSDFQSISKRSQHGVEISVYTVPEKISQAEYALNTAVTLLDFYDDYFDIPYPLPKHDLAAIPDFQSGAMENWGLSTYRESGLLFDPEKSSSSDKLGITKVIAHELAHQWFGNLVTMQWWNDLWLNEGFAKFMEYVSVNITHPELQVDDYFLEKCFTAMSVDSLTSSHPISTPVENPAEISEMFDDVSYRKGACILNMLRDFLTPEAFKYGIIHYLKTHSYQNTVNAHLWESLTNICTSDESDSGRLKLDGFCSKNRAESPASKWFMEDSVDVRAIMDTWTLQEGFPLITVEVKGQEVTLKQERFLREANSSNTSRTSSFLWQVPLTYITSHSSAVQRFLLKSEKDVLYLPEKVDWIKFNVDLRGYYIVHYESGGWDALINQLQQNHRVFSSNDRASLIHDIFQLVSIEKLPLDKALNLSLYLSKESEIMPVTQGFNELVPLYKLMEKRNMEELENQLKGHLVKLFKTLIDRQSWSDDGSVSERMLRNYLLLFACVRRYPSCVSTATHLFQQWRESDGKMWLPTDISLVVYTEGARTDEGWDFLLEKYKRSVSPSEKWMIKAALSYTPLTHKLQWLLERSIEGEIMKTQDLPSMVITVSKNPKGFKLAWDFLKSNWGKLVKKFDLGSSAISRMAVGVTDQYSTREMLDEVQSFFGSLAEDQGSGLRSIQQALQKIQQNIRWMDRNVPLLKAWLDRNSL, from the exons ATGCCTTTCGCCCAGTCTTGGTGTTTATGCTGCCTTGCATTTGCAGTTTTATTCTGCGCTCTTTTTGTTGGTAGCCATGCAATGAGTGTCAACACAGACACAGATGCCTTGCCTTTTCCCTGGGATAAGATAAGACTGCCAGAAACAGTGAAACCCCAGCATTATAACCTCCTGATACACCCCAACTTGACCTCCCTGACCTACACCGGAGTCGTCCAGATTCTCATAGAGGTGGAGCAAGACACCAGAGCCATCATCCTTCACAGCAAGAACCTGCAAATCTCCAAAGCTCAGCTCTTGGGCTCCAGACATCTTCAGGATCTGCAAATCAGTGAGTTCGAAGCCTATGAACAGATCGCACTCTTTTCTGATGGCTTCACATTTGAGAAGGGCAACCATGTGGTGCATTTGGAGTTCTACGCCAACTTATCAGACAGTTTTCATGGCTTTTATAAAGGCAGATATACCACAAACAGCGGAGAGGTCAG GATGTTGGCGTCTACTCAGTTTGAGCCGACACATGCCCGAGCTGCCTTCCCTTGTTTCGACGAACCTGCATTTAAAGCCAACTTTACCATCCGTGTGCGCCGGGAGTCCAGGCACATTTCCATATCCAACATGCCTAAA CTGAGAACTGTAGAAATTGCCGATGGGCTGCTCGAGGATCAGTTTGACACGACGGTGAAGATGAGCACCTACCTGGTAGCCTTCATCGTCTCCGATTTCCAGTCCATCAGTAAAAGAAGCCAACATGGAGTCGAG ATATCGGTGTATACTGTTCCCGAGAAGATCAGTCAGGCAGAATATGCTCTTAACACCGCCGTCACACTGCTGGACTTTTATGATGATTATTTTGACATCCCATATCCACTTCCCAAACACG ATCTTGCAGCGATCCCAGATTTCCAGTCAGGTGCTATGGAGAACTGGGGCTTGTCGACATACAGAGAGTCCGGTTTGCTCTTTGACCCTGAGAAATCTTCTTCCTCGGACAAACTGGGAATCACCAAAGTCATTGCCCATGAACTTGCCCATCAG TGGTTTGGAAACCTGGTCACGATGCAGTGGTGGAACGACCTGTGGTTAAACGAGGGCTTTGCCAAGTTCATGGAGTATGTGTCTGTCAACATCACCCACCCCGAGCTGCAAGTG GATGATTATTTCCTGGAGAAGTGCTTCACTGCTATGTCGGTGGACTCTTTAACCTCCTCGCACCCCATTTCCACTCCAGTGGAGAATCCTGCGGAGATCAGCGAGATGTTTGATGACGTTTCCTACCGGAAG GGTGCATGTATCCTGAACATGTTGAGGGATTTCCTGACGCCAGAGGCTTTCAAGTACGGTATTATACACTACCTGAAGACACACAGCTACCAGAACACAGTGAACGCTCACCTCTGGGAAAGTCTTACCAAT atctgtacttcTGATGAATCGGATTCAGGGAGACTAAAACTTGATGGATTCTGTTCCAAAAACAGGGCTGAATCTCCAGCCTCT aaatggttcatGGAGGACAGTGTTGATGTTCGTGCCATTATGGACACCTGGACTCTGCAGGAGGGCTTTCCTTTAATCACtgtggaggtcaaaggtcaagaggTCACCCTCAAACAGGAGCGCTTCCTTAGAGAAGCAAACTCTTCAAATACTTCAAG GACATCGAGCTTCCTGTGGCAGGTCCCTCTGACTTACATCACCAGTCACAGTAGTGCAGTGCAGCGTTTCTTGCTGAAAAGTGAAAAAG ATGTGTTGTACCTGCCAGAGAAGGTGGACTGGATTAAATTTAACGTGGACCTGCGGGGGTATTATATTGTACATTATGAGTCAGGAGGCTGGGACGCTTTGATCAACCAACTCCAGCAGAACCACCGTGTGTTCAGCAGCAACGACAGAGCCAGTCTGATCCACGACATCTTTCAGCTGGTCAG CATTGAGAAACTCCCTCTGGACAAAGCTCTGAATCTGAGTTTGTACCTCAGTAAAGAGTCTGAGATCATGCCGGTGACGCAGGGCTTTAATGAGCTGGTGCCGCTCTACAAACTCATGGAGAAGAGAAACATGGAGGAACTGGAGAACCAGCTGAAG GGTCATTTAGTGAAGTTATTCAAGACGCTGATTGACCGCCAGAGCTGGTCTGATGACGGGTCTGTGTCCGAGCGGATGCTGAGGAATTATCTGCTGTTGTTCGCCTGCGTCCGTCGTTACCCGTCCTGCGTCAGCACCGCCACTCACCTCTTCCAGCAGTGGAGAGAATCCGATGGCAAAATGTG GTTGCCTACTGACATCAGTTTGGTGGTCTACACTGAAGGGGCACGTACAGATGAAGGCTGGGACTTCCTGTTAGAGAAATACAAGAGATCCGTCTCACCATCAGAGAAGTGGATGATTAAAGCCGCCCTCTCTTACACTCCATTGACTCACAAGCTTCAGTG GCTTTTGGAAAGAAGCATTGAAGGAGAGATCATGAAAACTCAAGACCTGCCATCAATGGTCATCACTGTCAGTAAAAACCCAAAAGGTTTCAAACTCGCCTGGGACTTCTTGAAATCCAACTGGGGGAAACTTGTGAAAAA GTTCGATCTCGGTTCGTCTGCAATATCTCGCATGGCGGTCGGTGTGACCGATCAGTATTCCACCAGAGAAATGCTCGATGAG GTTCAGTCTTTCTTCGGGTCACTAGCGGAGGATCAGGGCTCTGGGCTCCGCAGCATTCAACAGGCCCTGCAGAAAATCCAGCAGAACATCCGCTGGATGGACAGGAACGTGCCACTCCTGAAAGCCTGGCTGGACAGAAACAGTCTGTGA
- the LOC113110161 gene encoding MARVEL domain-containing protein 2-like, with the protein MPHYNDVSTGSFPSLHSLTNHRTSDSLYSEPLPPPPLPNQPPIGPEFDPSGIEDNGDSAIDIKPVHRFIPDSWKNFLRSSSGSSKLKSMLGSSSKNTTTDGVRCSPPHSPSVSGSYRDKYGGSGGSYNSRKEREAMLLGNPGESVDGRTVHTALTYGEKVEEYNQRYAYMKSWAGLLRILGCIELLLGAAIFACVCAYIHKDNEWYNMFGYSQPGGAYGGYGGYGGGYGGGYGNTYYTGPKTPFILVVAGLAWIVTIIMLVLGMTMYYQTILLDSNWWPLTEFFINLALALLFLAAGCVYVNDTLRGGLCNHQYFNNGINGAFCRTEAGQTAAIFFLFITMIVYLVGAIVCLKLWRHEAARRLRERNGQEMQPRDSPSAVHLVVDGPREPMAISAPVQHTYTAVAKPKVVKGHIPAGHAPKPVIMPDYIAKYPTIRTDEQRDQYKAVFNDQYSEYKELHVEVQAILKKFDEMDVMMQNLPQNPTSHMERDRINKILQEYQRKKMDPSFLEKKERCEYLKNKLSHIKQRIHEYDKVMGWNDGYG; encoded by the exons ATGCCCCACTACAACGACGTGTCCACAGGCTCGTTCCCGAGTCTTCACAGCTTGACTAACCACAGGACATCTGACTCTTTATACTCCGAACCTCTTCCACCACCTCCCCTACCAAACCAGCCACCAATAGGCCCCGAGTTTGACCCCAGTGGAATCGAGGACAACGGGGACTCAGCCATCGACATCAAACCCGTCCACCGTTTCATCCCAGACTCATGGAAGAACTTCTTGAGGTCCAGCAGCGGAAGCAGCAAGCTGAAGTCAATGTTGGGCTCGAGCAGCAAGAACACGACCACTGACGGCGTTCGTTGTTCTCCGCCGCACTCGCCGTCGGTTTCCGGTTCCTACCGAGACAAGTACGGCGGATCCGGAGGCAGTTATAACTCACGTAAAGAGCGTGAAGCAATGCTATTGGGCAACCCTGGGGAGTCCGTTGACGGGCGAACGGTGCACACTGCTTTGACATACGGCGAAAAAGTCGAGGAATACAACCAGCGCTACGCCTACATGAAGTCTTGGGCTGGACTTTTACGTATTCTTGGTTGCATCGAGCTGCTTCTTGGAGCAGCGATTTTTGCATGCGTTTGTGCTTACATTCATAAAGACAATGAGTGGTATAACATGTTTGGATACTCGCAGCCTGGTGGGGCATATGGAGGTTATGGAGGTTATGGAGGTGGTTATGGAGGCGGTTATGGCAACACCTACTACACCGGACCCAAGACACCGTTCATCCTCGTGGTGGCGGGATTGGCGTGGATAGTGACCATTATCATGCTTGTCTTGGGAATGACCATGTACTATCAAACTATCCTTCTGGACTCCAATTGGTGGCCTTTAACGGAGTTCTTCATAAACCTGGCTCTCGCGCTCTTGTTTTTGGCGGCTGGTTGCGTCTACGTAAATGACACTCTCCGAGGTGGACTCTGCAACCATCAGTACTTCAATAATGGCATCAATGGCGCTTTCTGTCGCACTGAGGCTGGGCAGACGGCCGCAATCTTTTTCCTGTTCATCACCATGATCGTGTACTTGGTCGGAGCCATAGTGTGTCTAAAACTGTGGCGGCACGAAGCAGCTCGACGACTACGAGAACGTAATGGGCAGGAG ATGCAGCCAAGAGATTCTCCTTCTGCTGTGCATTTG GTTGTTGATGGCCCAAGGGAGCCGATGGCAATCTCTGCGCCGGTACAACACACATACACTGCTGTCGCCAAGCCCAAAGTTGTGAAAgggcatattccagctggacacgCTCCTAAACCTGTGATCATGCCGGACTACATTGC TAAATATCCCACTATCCGAACAGACGAGCAGCGGGATCAGTATAAAGCCGTGTTTAATGACCAGTATTCAGAGTATAAAGAGCTGCATGTAGAAGTTCAAGCCATACTCAAGAAGTTTGATGAAATGGATGTGATGATGCAGAATTTACCGCAAAATCCCACCAGCCATATG GAGCGTGATCGCATCAACAAAATCCTGCAGGAATATCAGAGGAAGAAAATG GATCCTTCATTTTTGGAGAAGAAGGAAAGGTGTGAGTACTTGAAGAACAAACTCTCGCACATCAAGCAGAGGATTCACGAGTACGACAAAGTCATGGGCTGGAACGATGGTTACGGCTGA